In Acidimicrobiales bacterium, the sequence GTCGAGCCGGTCGCCGGCGTCCCGACGTGGGCCGACGGCCGCCTCGTCACCGTCGCCGACACCGAGACCGCCAGGCAGGTGATGCTCGAGGGCGTCGCCTTGTCACCGCCGAACCTGCAGGTCCGCTCGGTCGTCAACACCGACGCCGACGGGGTGCTGGTGACCGCCTCGGCGGGCGATCCCACCGAGACCCAGGTGGTGCGGGTGGGCTGGGACGCCACGACATCGCCGGTCGCCACCGGCTCCGGAGTCCACGGCGCGGTCGCCGGCGGTGACACGTTGGTGATCACCCATGCCGGCATGGACCACGACGGGACGGTGGCAACGGTGGTCCACGGGGACGGGTCACCCGAGGACTCGCCGGCGCTGTTGTCCTTCGCCGAGGCCCCGGGACTCGATCTCAACGTCCGCTTCCTCGAGCTCGGCGAACGGCAGCTGCGAGCCGCGCTGGTCATGCCATCGGACCCCGACGGCGATGACGGCCGTGCCGTGCTCCCGGTGCTGCTCGATCCCTACGGCGGACCCCACGCCCAGCGGGTGGTTCGGGCGCGGGGCGCCTTCGCGACCTCGCAGTGGTTGGCCGACCAGGGCTTCGCGGTGCTGGTGGTCGATGGGCGGGGATCACCCGGGCGCGATCCGGGATGGGAGCGGGCGGTTCAGGGCGATCTGGCGGGTCCGGTGCTCGAGGACCAGGTCGACGCGCTCCATGCCGCCGCGACCGTCGAACCGCGCTTGGACCTGGGTCGGGTCGGCATCCGCGGCTGGTCGTTCGGAGGGTACCTGGCGGCACTGGCCGTGCTGGCTCGTCCCGACGTGTTCCACGCGGCGGTCGCGGGTGCGCCGGTCACCGACTGGCGGCTCTACGACACCGCCTACACCGAGCGCTACCTCGGCCATCCCGCCGAGGCTCCCGAGCACTACGCGCGTACCGACTTGACCCCGCTGGCGAGCGGGCTGGAGCGGCCCCTGATGCTGATCCACGGACTGGCCGACGACAACGTGGTCGTGGCCCACACCTTGCAGCTGTCGCGGGCATTGCTCGAAGCCGGCCGTCCCCACACCGTGCTGCCGCTGTCGGGCGTGACCCACATGACGCCTCAGGAGGCGGTGGCCGAGAACCTCTTGCTCCTGCAGGTGGCGTTCCTGCGCGACGCCCTGGGTCAGGGAAGCGGGGCCGGCGCCGGTGGGCCGATGTAGCGGGCGCTCGGACGGATGATCTTGTTGTCGTCCACCTGTTCGAGCACGTGGGCGACCCAGCCGATGGCCCGGCTGGTGGCGAAGGTCGGGGTGAAGAGGGAGCGGGGAACCCCGGCGAGCTCCATGGCGACGCCGGCCCAGTACTCGACGTTGGTGTAGAGGTTGCGGCCGGGCTTGAACTCGTTCAGCAGCTCGATGACCCGGGCCTCGACCTGCTCGGCGAGCTCGACCAGCTCACCCCCCATCTGTCGAGCGGCCCGGTGGAGGGGTTCGGAGCGGGGATCGAGCGTCTCGTACACCGCGTGGCCGAACCCCATGATCCGTTCTCCGGACTCGATCCGCGGGCGGACCCACTCGTCGATGCGGTCGGGGCTACCGATGGCGTCGAGGGTGTCGAGGGCACGTGAGGGGGCACCGCCGTGGAGCGGGCCCGACAGCGCCCCGATGGCGCCGGTGATGGCCGCACCCAGGTCGGCTCCGGTGGAGGCGATGACCCGCGCCGTGAACGTCGACGCGTTGAACCCGTGGTCGATGGTGGCGATGAGGTACTGCTCGATGGCCCGGGCATGGGTCGACGGGGGTGTGGTGCCGGTGATCATCCGCAGGTAGTCGGCGGGCCAGTCGAGATCGGGGCACGGGTCGAGCGGCTCGAGCCCGTTCGCCACGCGGTGGAGGGCCGCCGCCATCGCCGGCATGGCGGCGACCAACCGCATGCCCTGTGCCCGGATGGTGTCGCGGTCGAGGTCGAGGACCGGTGCGAAACCCTCGGACGCCGCCAGCAGCGACACCGCGGTGCGCAGAGCATCGAGTGGGCCTGCTCCGCCGGATCCCGCCAGGGCGGGCAGCAGGTCGCGCACCGGGGCGGGCAGTGGCGTGGCGCGAGCCTCGGCGACGGTCGCCCGGAACGCCTCTCGTTCGACATCGTCGGGGAGCCGGCCCTCGAGGATGAGGTGCCAGACCTCGTCGAGGGTGCGGCGCTCGACCAGGTCGGTGGCCGAGTACTGGCGGTAGTGGTAGAAGCCGGCCCGGCCCTGGACCTCGCCGATGCTGGTCTCGGCGGCGATGACCCCCTTGAGGCCCCGGGGCACCTCGATCAGGGGTGGTTCGGTGACCGGGTCGCTAGTGGTGGGGTCGCTGGTCAGGGAGTTGCTGGTCATGGGATCAGCGTGCCGCCCCTGCTCTGTACTTGTCAACGTTGATCACATCAACCATGATTGGATCAATGACCAAGGACGACTTCATCCTCACGTCGCAGGAGGCAGCGGCCCGGCTCGGCATCAAGGTCGAGACCCTCTATGCCTATGTGAGCCGCGGGATGCTCGAGCGGCGGGTGGCCGCCGACGGTCGCACGAGCCTGTTCAGCCCCGCCGACCTCGATCACCTGGCCGGCCGACGGCGTCGGGGACCCAAGCCCGAGGGGTTGGAGGTGGTGATCGACACCGCCCTGACCTCGATCGACGGGCACCGCCTGCGCTACCGGGGCCTCGATGCGGTCGAGCTGGCGGGTCGTCGCTCCTTCGAGTGGGTCGCCGAGTGGTTGTGGACCTCCGCGACAGGGGAGCAGGTCGATCCGTGGACACCCAGTCGCAAGTCGGCCGATCTGATCGCCGCCGAGGTGGCCGGACTGCCTCCCAGCGCCACCGTGGGTGATCGGCTGCGCGTCGCGACCGCCGTCGCCGGCGCCACCCACTCGTTGCGCCACGATCTGCGACCCGAGGCGGTGGTGCGGGCGGCCCGCCGGCTGATCGCCACCATGGTCGACGCCCTCCCGGTCCACCAGCACCTGCTGCCCCCCGCACTCGAGGTCGAGGACGAACCAACGCGTGGCGACGCCATCGCCGTCCGCCTGTGGCCCCGCCTCGGGTCCCAGCCGGCGACGCCGGAGCTGATCACCACCCTCAACGCCGCCCTCATCCTGCTGGCCGACCACGAGCTGGCAGCCTCGACCCTGGCCGCCCGGGTCGCGGCCTCGACGCGTGCCGACCCCTATGGGGTGGTGGGGACCGGACTCGGGGTCCTGTCGGGCAGCCTGCACGGCACCGCCAGCATCCCGGTGCATCGCCTGCTCAACGAGGTCAGCGAGGCCGGGCTCGACCGCACCGGGGCGATCGTGTCCGAGCACCTGCGCCACGCCAGCTCCGTCCCGGGGTTCGGGCACCCGCTCTATCCCGACGGCGACCCGCGGGCGGTGGCCCTGCTCGATCTGGTGCGGCGGTCGGGAGCGGCCGCCGATCGTGTGGCTACCGTCGACGCGGTGCACGACGTCATGGCCGAGGATGCCCCCGCCGATCCCAACGTCGACTTCGGGCTGGCCGCGCTGGCACACGTCGCCGGGTTCAGCGTTGGCACCGGAGAGGCCGTGTTCGCGGTGGCACGTGCCGCGGGCTGGATCGCCCACGCCATCGAGGAGTACGCCGAGTCCGGCAACCGGTTCCGTGCCCGGGCCCGCTACCTCGGTCCCCGGCCACAGGGCCCACCGGGATGAGTCTCCGCACGCTGAGCCTGGGCCAGGCTCGCCGGATCGCCCTGGCTGCCCAGGGGCTGGCCCGACCATCACGAGCAGCCACCCGCATCGACCTGCGACAGCTCAGGTCCACCTTCGGTCGGCTCGGCGTGGTCCAGATCGATTCGGTCAACGTGCTCACCCGCGCCCACCACCTCCCCTTCTTCTCCCGCCTGGGTGCGTACGACCGCGACCGTCTCGATCGATGGCTGTGGCAGGGCGACGAGACCTGGGAGTACCACGCCCACGAGGCCGCCATCGTCCCCCTCGAGCTGCACCCGCTGATGCGCCACCGGATGGAGTGGTTCCGGGACCACTTCTCGCTCGATGCCCAGGCGTTGCGCTTCACCCGGGCCGTACGGGACGAGGTCGCCGAACGAGGGCCACTGGCCGCCACCGAGCTGGCCGACGGGGGCAAGCGCACCGGGCCCTGGTGGGGTCTGTCCCGGGGCAAGCGGGCCGTCCGGTACCTCCACCGGGTCGGCGAGCTCGGCATCGCCCATCGCCGCACCAACTTCGAGACGGTCTACGACCTGCCGGATCGGATCCTTCCTGCCCCGATCCTCGCCGCCGAGTCGGTCGACGCCGACGAGGCACATCGCGCCCTGGTGCGCCTCGCTGCTCGTGCCCACGGCGTGGGGACGGCGGCCGATCTGGCCGACTACCACCGCCTACGGGTCGCTCCGGCCCGCCGGGCGCTCGACTCGTTGGTCGCCGCCGGCGAGCTCGAACGGGTGGCGGTGCAGGGATGGTCGGACCAGGCCTATCTCGACCCCGAGGCGCCGATGCCCCGCAGGGCAAGCGGGCAGGCCCTGCTCAGCCCCTTCGACCCGCTGGTCTGGTTTCGTCCGAGGGTCGAGCGGCTGTTCGGGTTTCACTACCGCATCGAGATCTACGTCCCCGAGCCCAAGCGGCGCTACGGCTACTACGTGCTGCCGTTCCTGCTCGGCGACGAGCTCGTGGCGCGGGTCGACCTCAAAGCCGACCGCGCCGCCGGGGTGCTACGGGTCCAAGGTGCCTTCGCCGAGCCCGGCGGCGATCCGCGTCGCGTCGCGGGGCCGTTGGCCGACGAGTTGACGTCCATGGCCCGGTGGCTGGGACTCGACGCCACCGTGGTCGCCGACCGGGGGGACCTCGCCCACCCCCTTCGTTCGGCGTTGTCGGCAGGCGGCTGATCCGGGTCGGCGGCCTCCCTCGGATGGCGAGGTGGCTCTAGCCTGCGGGCATGGACTTCTCGACCGTCGTACGGACCACTGGTGCAGTGCGGGAGTTCACCGACGAACTGATCCCCGACGAGGTGCTGCACACCATCCTCGACCACGCACGGTTCGCCCCCAGCGGTGGCAACCGCCAGGGCTGGCGGGTCATCGTGGTGCGCGATGCCGCCATCCGCCGTCGACTGCGCGAGCTGTACCAGCTGTCGTGGCGCGAGTACGTGGCTCACGTGGCCGAGGGCAAGGTCCCGTTCGCTCCCGGTCCCGACCGGCGCTGGCAGGGCCCCGCGGTGGACCTGGAGGCGGCTCGCGCCGCCGAGGCCCCCAACCCGTTCGCCGATCAGCTCGACACCGTCCCGGTCCTCATGGTGGTGCTGGTCGACCTCACCCAGCTTGCGGTGCTCGACAACGGGCTCGACCGCCAGAGCATCGTCGGCGGCGGCTCGATCTACCCGTTCTGCCACAACATCATGTTGGCCGCCCGTGATCAGGGCTACGGCGGGGTCATGACCACCGCCATCTGCCGCCAGGAGGACGCCGTGCGCGAGCTGCTCGGTGTCCCCGATCCGTGGGCGGTGGCCTCGTTGGTGGCGCTGGGCCGGCCGGTCAAGCAGGTCACCCGCCTCCGGCGGGCTCCGGTCGAGGAGTTCACCGTGGCCGACCGTTTCGACGGCCAAGCCTTCGACAGTCAAGCCTTCGAGGTCTAGCCCGAGGTGCCCTCGGCCACCAGACGTTCGAGGGTGAGCTCGGGGTGGTCGGCTTCGACCCGGTCCAGCCAGTAGGTCGAGACGAACAAGGCATAGCGGGTGCCGTCAGCCTTGCGGAGCACGTCGACGTCGCGCATGGCCCGCAGCGCCGGTTCGGACTCGGCATCGGTACGGCGGGCGATCGTGTAGCGGGTGGGACTCAGCTCGACCCTGGCGCCGAACTCGTGCTCGAGGCGGTGCACCGCCACCTCGAACTGCATCGGACCCACCGCGGCCAGCACTGGCGCCTGGTCGCCGATCTCGGGATCGCGCAGCACCTGCACCACGCCCTCCTCGTCGAGCTGGGTGATGCCGCTGCGGAACTGCTTGAACTTGCTGGTGTCGAGGGCGCGGATGATGGCGAAGTGGGTGGGAGCGAAGTTGGGGATCCCGGCGAAGGTGACCGGCTCGTCGACCCACAGGGTGTCGCCGATTCGCACGTCGCCCGCGTTCACCAGCCCCACCACATCGCCGGGCCAGGCATCCTCGACGGTCTCTCGACCCTGACCGAACACCTGTTGGGCGTACTTGGTCGAGAAGGGCTTGCCCGTGCGGTCGAGGGTGACGACCATGCCCCGCTCGAAGTGACCGGAGCACACTCGGAAGAACGCCAGGCGGTCGCGGTGTGATGGGTCCATGTTGGCCTGCACCTTGAACACGAATCCCGAGAACGGCGCGTCGAGTGGACGGGGCTTGTCGTCGACATCGAGGCGCGGCGTCGGCGGCGGGGCCATGTCGATCACACCGTCGAGCAGCAGTCTCACCCCGAAATTGGTGAGCGCCGAGCCGAAGAACACCGGTGTCGAGTCTCCGGCGAGGAACGAGTCGGGGTCGTGGTCGGCCTCCACCGCGGCGAGCAGCTCTTCCTCGTGCTTGGCGGTGTCCCAGGCCTCGCCCTCCTCGACCGCTGCCCGGTCGGTGTCGACGATCTCCTCGCCGGCCTCGGTGGCGCCACCGGCGGTGCGGGTGAAGCGGATGAAGGTGTCGGTGCGGCGGTCGATCACGCCGCGGAAGTCGCCGGGGATGCCGACGGGCCAGGTGACCGGCGTGGGGCGGAGCCCGATCTGCTCCTCGATCTCGTCGAGCAGCTCGAGCGCATCGCGTCCGGGGCGGTCCCACTTGTTGATGAAGGTGAGCAGCGGCATGTTGCGGGCCCGGCAGACCTCGAACAACTTGAGGGTCTGGGGCTCGATCCCCTTGGCCGCGTCGAGGACCATCACCGCCGCGTCGGCCGCGGCGAGGACCCGG encodes:
- a CDS encoding prolyl oligopeptidase family serine peptidase gives rise to the protein MSTDDPADAPGRSFPRRQARTRRFTLGAPRSFSVSADGSRVWFLRSAGSDDPVHSLWVFDVARGVEQLVLDPRSFDTDGEVVPDAERARRERARESGAGIVTYATDRMGQRAVTVIGGLVVLAGADGSEAIVLDAAPGAFDPRLDPSGERVAYVVDGALRVVSPTEPDRVLVAEEGVVWGAAEFIAAEELSRTRGFWWSPDGRTILAERVDESPVAAWHIASPVEPWSSPRTVRYPAAGTANAACSLALLGLDGSRVDLGWDAAAFPYLATVTWTDGDPLTISVLSRDQRTMSILTVAPGTGDCTEIRRHEDPCWVEPVAGVPTWADGRLVTVADTETARQVMLEGVALSPPNLQVRSVVNTDADGVLVTASAGDPTETQVVRVGWDATTSPVATGSGVHGAVAGGDTLVITHAGMDHDGTVATVVHGDGSPEDSPALLSFAEAPGLDLNVRFLELGERQLRAALVMPSDPDGDDGRAVLPVLLDPYGGPHAQRVVRARGAFATSQWLADQGFAVLVVDGRGSPGRDPGWERAVQGDLAGPVLEDQVDALHAAATVEPRLDLGRVGIRGWSFGGYLAALAVLARPDVFHAAVAGAPVTDWRLYDTAYTERYLGHPAEAPEHYARTDLTPLASGLERPLMLIHGLADDNVVVAHTLQLSRALLEAGRPHTVLPLSGVTHMTPQEAVAENLLLLQVAFLRDALGQGSGAGAGGPM
- a CDS encoding citrate synthase produces the protein MTSNSLTSDPTTSDPVTEPPLIEVPRGLKGVIAAETSIGEVQGRAGFYHYRQYSATDLVERRTLDEVWHLILEGRLPDDVEREAFRATVAEARATPLPAPVRDLLPALAGSGGAGPLDALRTAVSLLAASEGFAPVLDLDRDTIRAQGMRLVAAMPAMAAALHRVANGLEPLDPCPDLDWPADYLRMITGTTPPSTHARAIEQYLIATIDHGFNASTFTARVIASTGADLGAAITGAIGALSGPLHGGAPSRALDTLDAIGSPDRIDEWVRPRIESGERIMGFGHAVYETLDPRSEPLHRAARQMGGELVELAEQVEARVIELLNEFKPGRNLYTNVEYWAGVAMELAGVPRSLFTPTFATSRAIGWVAHVLEQVDDNKIIRPSARYIGPPAPAPLP
- a CDS encoding citrate synthase family protein, translated to MTKDDFILTSQEAAARLGIKVETLYAYVSRGMLERRVAADGRTSLFSPADLDHLAGRRRRGPKPEGLEVVIDTALTSIDGHRLRYRGLDAVELAGRRSFEWVAEWLWTSATGEQVDPWTPSRKSADLIAAEVAGLPPSATVGDRLRVATAVAGATHSLRHDLRPEAVVRAARRLIATMVDALPVHQHLLPPALEVEDEPTRGDAIAVRLWPRLGSQPATPELITTLNAALILLADHELAASTLAARVAASTRADPYGVVGTGLGVLSGSLHGTASIPVHRLLNEVSEAGLDRTGAIVSEHLRHASSVPGFGHPLYPDGDPRAVALLDLVRRSGAAADRVATVDAVHDVMAEDAPADPNVDFGLAALAHVAGFSVGTGEAVFAVARAAGWIAHAIEEYAESGNRFRARARYLGPRPQGPPG
- a CDS encoding crosslink repair DNA glycosylase YcaQ family protein, with translation MSLRTLSLGQARRIALAAQGLARPSRAATRIDLRQLRSTFGRLGVVQIDSVNVLTRAHHLPFFSRLGAYDRDRLDRWLWQGDETWEYHAHEAAIVPLELHPLMRHRMEWFRDHFSLDAQALRFTRAVRDEVAERGPLAATELADGGKRTGPWWGLSRGKRAVRYLHRVGELGIAHRRTNFETVYDLPDRILPAPILAAESVDADEAHRALVRLAARAHGVGTAADLADYHRLRVAPARRALDSLVAAGELERVAVQGWSDQAYLDPEAPMPRRASGQALLSPFDPLVWFRPRVERLFGFHYRIEIYVPEPKRRYGYYVLPFLLGDELVARVDLKADRAAGVLRVQGAFAEPGGDPRRVAGPLADELTSMARWLGLDATVVADRGDLAHPLRSALSAGG
- a CDS encoding nitroreductase family protein, with amino-acid sequence MDFSTVVRTTGAVREFTDELIPDEVLHTILDHARFAPSGGNRQGWRVIVVRDAAIRRRLRELYQLSWREYVAHVAEGKVPFAPGPDRRWQGPAVDLEAARAAEAPNPFADQLDTVPVLMVVLVDLTQLAVLDNGLDRQSIVGGGSIYPFCHNIMLAARDQGYGGVMTTAICRQEDAVRELLGVPDPWAVASLVALGRPVKQVTRLRRAPVEEFTVADRFDGQAFDSQAFEV
- a CDS encoding peptide chain release factor 3 — encoded protein: MPALDPVTEAARRRTFAIISHPDAGKTTLTEKFLLYGGALTTEAGSVKGKAGRRSATSDWMELEQKRGISITSTVLQFPYRDHLVNLLDTPGHRDFSEDTYRVLAAADAAVMVLDAAKGIEPQTLKLFEVCRARNMPLLTFINKWDRPGRDALELLDEIEEQIGLRPTPVTWPVGIPGDFRGVIDRRTDTFIRFTRTAGGATEAGEEIVDTDRAAVEEGEAWDTAKHEEELLAAVEADHDPDSFLAGDSTPVFFGSALTNFGVRLLLDGVIDMAPPPTPRLDVDDKPRPLDAPFSGFVFKVQANMDPSHRDRLAFFRVCSGHFERGMVVTLDRTGKPFSTKYAQQVFGQGRETVEDAWPGDVVGLVNAGDVRIGDTLWVDEPVTFAGIPNFAPTHFAIIRALDTSKFKQFRSGITQLDEEGVVQVLRDPEIGDQAPVLAAVGPMQFEVAVHRLEHEFGARVELSPTRYTIARRTDAESEPALRAMRDVDVLRKADGTRYALFVSTYWLDRVEADHPELTLERLVAEGTSG